One segment of Triticum aestivum cultivar Chinese Spring chromosome 2A, IWGSC CS RefSeq v2.1, whole genome shotgun sequence DNA contains the following:
- the LOC123189674 gene encoding cytochrome c oxidase subunit 6b-3 has protein sequence MAEIEIKTAPADFRFPTTNQTRHCFTRYVEFHRCVSAKGDEAAECEKFAKYYRSLCPAEWVDRWNEQRENGTFAGPL, from the exons atggccgag ATTGAGATTAAAACAGCACCTGCTGACTTCCGCTTCCCTACAACAAACCAAACTAGGCACTGTTTTACTCGCTATGTTGAGTTCCACAG GTGTGTGAGTGCCAAGGGGGATGAAGCTGCTGAATGTGAGAAATTTGCCAAGTACTACCGATCTCTTTGCCCAGCTGAATGG GTTGACAGGTGGAACGAGCAGAGGGAGAACGGGACATTTGCAGGGCCCCTCTAA